In the Deinococcus ficus genome, one interval contains:
- the nusA gene encoding transcription termination factor NusA yields the protein MTEPEVNFADALREVAQARNINELQLIEAFEQSLAQAYTRNVEPDKRIEVHLDPQSGELEVLVVREVVEKVEDENLQISLADALELDPGVEIGMEMEFPVDREKFSRIALQAAKQTLTQKMRETERNVVYNEYKDREGQVLTAQVVRSDNKGNWFVELGAGEAILPPREQIPGEKLTPGNRVKIYLKEVRKTPKGPTILASRADERLLDYLLKQEIPEVANGIVEVKAISREAGQRSKVAVFSHNSNVDPIGACIGHRGNRIQAVTGELGRERVDVILWDANTRDFIRNALSPAKVGLIEVQPEARAATVTVTPDQLSLAIGKGGQNVRLAAKLTGFKIDLRETAAIQDLDAAMQQALQDEQEGRETGDTAKSAFDALFADSKPVHTATPDDTQE from the coding sequence ATGACCGAACCTGAAGTCAATTTTGCGGACGCGCTGCGTGAAGTCGCGCAGGCCCGCAACATCAACGAACTGCAGCTGATCGAGGCCTTCGAGCAGAGTCTCGCGCAGGCCTACACCCGCAACGTCGAACCCGACAAGCGCATCGAGGTGCACCTGGACCCGCAGTCCGGCGAGCTGGAAGTGCTGGTCGTGCGCGAGGTCGTGGAAAAGGTCGAGGACGAGAACCTGCAGATCTCCCTGGCCGACGCGCTGGAACTCGATCCTGGCGTCGAGATCGGCATGGAGATGGAATTCCCTGTGGACCGCGAGAAGTTCAGCCGCATCGCGCTGCAGGCCGCCAAGCAGACCCTGACGCAGAAGATGCGCGAAACCGAGCGGAACGTCGTGTACAACGAGTACAAGGACCGCGAGGGCCAGGTGCTGACCGCGCAGGTGGTCCGCAGCGACAACAAGGGCAACTGGTTCGTGGAACTGGGCGCCGGCGAGGCGATCCTCCCACCCCGCGAGCAGATTCCCGGAGAGAAACTCACGCCCGGCAACCGCGTGAAGATCTACCTCAAGGAAGTCCGCAAGACGCCCAAGGGGCCCACCATCCTGGCGTCCCGCGCCGACGAGCGGCTGCTGGACTACCTGCTCAAGCAGGAGATCCCGGAAGTCGCCAACGGCATCGTGGAGGTCAAGGCGATCTCCCGCGAGGCCGGGCAGCGCAGCAAGGTCGCGGTGTTCTCCCACAACAGCAACGTGGACCCCATCGGCGCCTGCATCGGGCACCGCGGGAACCGCATCCAGGCCGTGACCGGCGAACTCGGCCGCGAGCGCGTGGACGTGATCCTGTGGGACGCCAACACCCGCGACTTCATCCGCAACGCCCTGTCCCCCGCGAAGGTGGGCCTGATCGAGGTGCAGCCCGAGGCGCGCGCCGCGACCGTGACCGTCACGCCCGACCAGCTCAGCCTGGCGATCGGCAAGGGCGGGCAGAACGTGCGCCTGGCCGCGAAACTCACCGGGTTCAAGATCGACCTGCGGGAAACCGCCGCGATTCAGGACCTGGACGCCGCCATGCAGCAGGCGCTGCAGGACGAGCAGGAAGGCCGCGAGACGGGCGACACCGCCAAGTCCGCGTTCGACGCCCTGTTCGCCGACAGCAAGCCGGTGCACACCGCCACGCCGGACGACACCCAGGAGTAA
- a CDS encoding YlxR family protein yields MTVTPHPALSRQKHVPERTCVACRRKRPQAEFRRVTRVGGVWTVQEGDRTGRGAYVCADTPACWQEKRLRRAFGAQAPQVAAQLAGPTPSPIPMDQPMTT; encoded by the coding sequence TTGACGGTCACCCCCCACCCCGCCCTCTCCCGCCAGAAGCACGTTCCGGAACGGACCTGCGTGGCCTGCCGCCGCAAGCGGCCCCAGGCCGAGTTCCGCCGGGTCACGCGTGTGGGCGGCGTGTGGACGGTGCAGGAGGGTGACCGCACAGGCCGGGGCGCGTACGTCTGCGCCGACACCCCGGCGTGCTGGCAGGAAAAACGCCTGCGCCGGGCGTTCGGGGCGCAGGCGCCGCAGGTCGCCGCGCAGCTGGCCGGCCCCACCCCTTCACCAATTCCCATGGATCAGCCCATGACAACCTGA
- the infB gene encoding translation initiation factor IF-2: MSKVRIYTLAKELGVDNHKMLELLDGLGVAYKSVSSTIEEETVELIKQLLAEEAGADTAGASAAPAVAETTPAAETVTAPAEPAATPARQPEAEPAAEPVNEVPHRAPVVTIMGHVDHGKTSLLDYIRKTKVAAKEAGGITQHVGAFEAKTSKGKIVFIDTPGHEAFTTIRARGANVADIAIIVIAADDSLMPQTREAIAHAQAAKVPMIVAINKVDLPQADPEKVKTDLTQLNLVPEEYGGDVVVVPVSAKTGEGVEDLLEYISLTAELEDLRADPKGQFSGVIIEGRVDKQAGVLATVMVQEGTLHVGDFLVVGESYGKIKAMTDSNGGRIKEAGPSTPVQILGFSEVPSSGEKVQSAKNEHAAREVIAQRADQRRDEEDARDRRRAQRSLEDLLGPLGEVRTVNLILRADTQGSVEAIQGILARKESDDVKINVMLSGIGAPTEGDVLLASTAEATILCFSVTPAGGVKKIADTKGIEIKSFRIIYELIDEVDRLIKGNLEPVFEERYLGRAEVRMVIRHPKSGNIAGSYVTDGMFRRNAKAKVTRGKQVVYEGTVVGLKRFKDDVREVQTGYECGINLDWNDVMEGDIIEATEMVEVEQA, translated from the coding sequence ATGTCGAAAGTCCGTATTTACACTCTCGCCAAGGAACTTGGCGTGGACAACCACAAGATGCTGGAACTCCTGGATGGCCTGGGCGTCGCGTACAAGAGCGTGAGCAGCACCATCGAGGAAGAGACCGTCGAACTGATCAAGCAGCTCCTCGCCGAGGAGGCCGGTGCGGATACCGCCGGTGCCAGTGCGGCGCCGGCCGTGGCCGAGACCACCCCGGCCGCGGAAACGGTCACTGCGCCCGCCGAGCCGGCCGCCACGCCTGCCCGGCAGCCCGAAGCGGAACCGGCCGCCGAACCCGTGAACGAAGTCCCGCACCGTGCGCCGGTCGTGACGATCATGGGCCACGTGGACCACGGCAAGACCAGCCTGCTGGACTACATCCGCAAGACCAAGGTCGCCGCGAAGGAAGCCGGCGGGATTACCCAGCACGTTGGGGCGTTCGAGGCGAAGACCAGCAAGGGCAAGATCGTGTTCATCGACACGCCCGGCCATGAGGCCTTCACCACCATCCGCGCCCGCGGGGCGAATGTGGCGGACATCGCGATCATCGTGATCGCCGCCGACGACAGCCTGATGCCGCAGACCCGCGAGGCCATCGCGCACGCCCAGGCCGCCAAGGTCCCCATGATCGTGGCGATCAACAAGGTGGACCTCCCGCAGGCCGACCCGGAGAAGGTCAAGACCGACCTCACGCAGCTGAACCTCGTGCCCGAAGAGTACGGCGGGGACGTGGTCGTGGTGCCCGTCAGCGCCAAGACCGGCGAGGGTGTCGAGGACCTGCTGGAGTACATCAGCCTGACCGCCGAACTCGAGGACCTGCGCGCCGATCCCAAGGGTCAGTTCAGCGGCGTGATCATCGAGGGCCGCGTGGACAAGCAGGCGGGCGTGCTCGCCACCGTGATGGTGCAGGAAGGCACCCTGCACGTCGGGGACTTCCTGGTCGTGGGTGAAAGCTACGGCAAGATCAAGGCCATGACGGACAGCAACGGCGGGCGCATCAAGGAAGCCGGCCCGAGCACCCCGGTGCAGATCCTGGGCTTCAGCGAGGTGCCCAGCAGCGGCGAGAAGGTCCAGAGCGCCAAGAACGAGCACGCCGCGCGCGAGGTCATCGCCCAGCGCGCCGATCAGCGCCGCGACGAGGAGGACGCCCGCGACCGCCGCCGCGCCCAGCGCAGCCTCGAAGACCTGCTCGGGCCGCTCGGCGAGGTCCGCACCGTGAACCTGATCCTGCGCGCCGACACGCAGGGCAGCGTCGAAGCCATCCAGGGCATCCTGGCCCGCAAGGAAAGCGACGACGTCAAGATCAACGTGATGCTCTCCGGCATCGGCGCGCCCACCGAAGGGGACGTCCTGCTGGCCAGCACCGCCGAGGCGACCATCCTGTGCTTCAGCGTCACCCCGGCCGGCGGCGTGAAGAAGATCGCGGACACCAAGGGCATCGAGATCAAGTCCTTCCGGATCATCTACGAACTCATCGACGAGGTGGACCGCCTGATCAAGGGCAACCTGGAGCCCGTGTTCGAGGAACGCTACCTGGGCCGCGCGGAGGTCCGCATGGTCATCCGCCACCCCAAGAGCGGCAACATCGCCGGGTCGTACGTCACGGACGGCATGTTCCGCCGCAACGCGAAGGCCAAGGTCACGCGCGGCAAGCAGGTCGTGTACGAGGGCACCGTGGTGGGCCTCAAGCGCTTCAAGGACGACGTCCGCGAAGTGCAGACCGGCTACGAGTGCGGGATCAACCTCGACTGGAACGACGTGATGGAAGGCGACATCATCGAGGCGACCGAGATGGTCGAGGTCGAACAGGCCTGA